The Choloepus didactylus isolate mChoDid1 chromosome 13, mChoDid1.pri, whole genome shotgun sequence genome contains a region encoding:
- the LOC119507739 gene encoding 60S ribosomal protein L9-like — MKAILSNQTVNILENVGVMLKGDTIIVKGHRRTLQGDFNRINVELILLGKKKKRLQVGKRRVGLWLIQNFFGEEYICGVRMRPGVTCSVSQTQKDELILERNDIELVSNLAALIQQDKTVKKREIRKILDDIYVSGKGTV; from the exons ATGAAGGCCATTCTCAGCAACCAGACTGTCAACATTCTAGAAAATGTTGGTGTCATGCTGAAGGGAGACACAATTATTGTGAAGGGCCACAGAAGAACATTGCAGGGGGACTTCAATCGCATCAATGTAGAGCTCATTCtccttggaaagaaaaagaagaggcttcAAGTTGGGAAACG GAGAGTGGGTCTCTGGTTGATCCAAAATTTCTTTGGTGAAGAATACATCTGCGGGGTTCGGATGAGGCCAGGTGTTACTTGTTCAGTATCTCAAACCCAGAAAGATGAATTAATTCTTGAAAGAAATGACATTGAACTTGTATCAAATTTAGCTGCTTTGATTCAGCAAGACAAAACAGTTAAAAAgagggaaatcagaaaaatttTGGATGACATCTATGTTTCTGGAAAAGGAACAGTTTAG